A region of the Fusobacteria bacterium ZRK30 genome:
AAAAAAATACAATATAGAAAAACCTTATGAAAGCAGCAGTGAGATGTTAAAAGATGAAGATATAGATGCTGTTTATATTGCTACTATGCACCCGACCCATTTTGCCTATACTATAAAAACTCTAAATGGGGGAAAGCATGTATTGTGTGAAAAACCGGCAGTATTAAAAAAAGAGGAGTTGGAAGAGGTAATAAAGTTAGCAGAAGAAAAAAAACTCTTGTTTATGGAAGCTATGGTAGTAGGGTTTAACCCCCTTTATAAAAAGATGAAAAAGCTGATAGAAGCTGGTCAGATAGGGGCTGTAGTCCATGTAGAGTCATCTTTTGGGAGTAAAAGTACCAAAGTTCATAAGCACAATCCTAAACAGGCCGGAGGAGCCCTCTATGATATAGGGATCTATAATATATTTTTATTGACAGACCTGTTGGGGATCCCTACTGAGATAGATGTAAGGGCAAGGAAAAACCAGTGGGGAGTAGAGGGGAGTGTGACAGGGCTCTTGGAATATGAAGGGGGAGTTAGTGGCAGTTTCTATGCTACTATGGATTCTATCTCTGGAAACAGTGCTAAAATAATAGGTACAGATGGAATGATAGAAATCCCTGATACCTGGACTGTAGCTGAAAAATTTGTTTTGAAGAGGATAGGAGAAGAGGATAGGAGTTTTGAGATGAAGGAAGATAAGTGGCTGGGCTATGAGATGGAATCTTTTGTAGATACTCTCCTAAATGGGAAGAGTCAAAACGAAATTATGACTTATGAAAAATCTCTAAACCTCCACAAGACTATAGACATGGTCAAGGAGAAATTAGGGTTTAAATATGAAAATTTAGAAATAGAAGTAAATTAGGAGGAGAGATGGCAGGAATAAAATTTGAGATTGAAGAAAAGTTAGGAGTACTAAGTGAAAGAAAGGGATGGACTAAGGAGTTAAATCTGGTTTCGTGGAATAATAGGAAGGCTAAAGGTGATATCAGGGAATGGGACGAAACTCATGAGAAAATGGGGAAGGGAATTACCCTTTCATGGGAAGAATTAGTGGAATTAAAGAAAATATTAAATGATATGGATTTATAGAAGATAGATCTGCTTTCGGTTAGGAAGAACGGTATTTTACCGTTCTTTTTTTATTGAAACCTAAGGCTGTGTTACAATGAAGAGGAATAAAATAAAATTTGGGGTGAAAAAATGTTTTTTTAATATCTTTGTGCTGAGATTATTGGAGGAGTTATTGGTTTAATAATAGGTGTTTTAGGTCTTCTGATAGGTGGGAGAGAGATCTTTTGGAATAAATATTTTATGAGTATAGTATTTGTAGTAGCTGTAGGAGTGGGATTAGTTGTATTTAAGATAATAATCTAGTTTAAGGGTAGAGTGAAAGGGTGTAGATCCTCTCCTCTAGATTTTATGTTGGATTCGTGATAAAATTATTCTAAATGTCTGAGAATGTTTTAGTGCGTAATATAGAGAAAATTAATATATAGGAGATAAAATTTTATGAGTATTTTAGATGTAAGCAGGGTAAGCCACGGATATGGGGCTAGAACAATTTTAGAGGATGCTTCCTTTAGATTGTTAAAGGGAGAGCATGTTGGTTTAGTAGGAGCTAATGGAGAGGGGAAATCAACTTTCCTAAATATAATAACGGGGAAACTTATGCCTGATGAAGGAAGAGTAGAGTGGTGTAATCATATTACCACAGGATATTTGGACCAGTATAGTAGTCTGGAGGCGGGTAAATCTATCAGAGATATCTTAAAGTCAGCCTTTGCTCCTATGTTTAAACTGGAACAAGAAATCATGGAACTCTATGAAAAGATGGCTACGTGCAACGAAGTTGAAATGGAGATGATCTTGGAAGAGGTCGGAGAGATTCAGAGTATTTTAGATGGCTCAGAGTTTTATAACTTGGATTCAAAAATAGAATCCTATGCAGCCGGATTGGGATTGATGGACATAGGGCTGGAAAAAGATGTAGCAGAGTTATCTGGTGGTCAAAGGGCTAAGATTTTATTAGCTAAAGTTTTACTTGAAAACCCTATGATCTTAATCTTGGATGAACCTACTAACTTTTTGGATGAGGATCATATTATCTGGTTGAAGAATTTTTTACAAAACTATGAAAATGCATTTATCCTGGTATCCCATGATATTCCATTTTTAAATGATGTAACCAATGTAATCTATCATATTGAGAAAGCAGAACTGACTAGATATACAGGTGGATACCATCAATTTTTAGAGATGTATGAATTGAAAAAACGTCAAATAGAGCAGGCCTATAAAAAACAGCAAAAGGAAATAGCTCATTTAGAGGATTTTGTAGCACGTAATAAAGCTCGTATAGCAACTACTAATATGGCTAAGAGTAGACAAAAGAAATTAGACAAAATGGATGTAATAACTCTAGAGCGGGATAAACCAAAACCACAATTTTATTTTAAAACTGCGAGGACTCCATCAAGAGAAGTTATTACAGTAAAAGATTTGGTGATCGGATATAATGAACCATTAACTCGGAAGTTGAATTTTACTATAGAAAGAAATGAGAAAATTGCAATCAAAGGAGTAAATGGGTTAGGAAAATCTACCTTGATAAATACTATATTGAGAAAAATCAAGCCTATTTCTGGTGAGATAGAGCATGGTCAATTTTTAGAAGTGGGGTACTTTAAGCAAGAGGAAGATAGTAGTGGGAAGACTGCTTTAGATGAATTTTGGGATGAGTTCCCATCGCTGACTAATGGAGAGGTAAGATCTGCTTTAGCTAAATGTGGGTTGACTAAAGATCATATCGGGACAAAGATGAGAGCTCTGTCTGGAGGAGAAAACGCAAAAGTAAGATTGGGTAAGATTATGAATCGTGAGATCAACTTTTTAGTATTGGACGAGCCGACTAATCATTTGGATGTAGATGCTAAGGATGAGTTGAAAAAAGCTATAAAAGAATTTAAGGGGACTGTATTTATAGTAAGTCATGAACCTGAATTTTATATGGATATAGTAACAGATGTTTGGAACGTTGAGGACTGGACAACAAAAATCATATAAACTTTATTTATTAGATATAAAATGCTGAAATAAAAAAGGAAATCCAATTGGATTTCCTTTTTTTAATCTAGGGAATTATAAAAATTATAAAACCTAAATTATCCTTGTCTGGATGCAACGTCACGTTGCTTTGTTATTTTTTATCTTTCATTGCTATTTTTAAGCAAAGGGCGAATCCACCCCAAAGAAGGGATATGCTGCAAACAAAAACGATGATAGCACTACTACTCATATAAATTACCTCCTAATTATTGTTTAAATGATAATTTTGTTATTCTAATTCTAATTCTAATTCAAGTTCGTTGTTTATAGGTTCATTGTATATTTTATCTTCAAATTCTTGAGAACCTTTTTTCTTTGTTAGAATAAATGCTCCAATTGTCATAATTATCATAACCCCCAGACCATAAACTCCCAATGCAGTTAAAGAATAACCGCCGTACGGACTGATGATCTCGCCTTTTATCTTAAGTGCCAGCATAACAACTAAAATAAATGAAGTTCCTTTAATTGCCCAAACCCACCATTTTCCAACTGTGAAATCAGACAATTCATTGACATAAACTCTAACACTTTCAAGGTTGAAAACCCAACCTAAGATAACTAATTCTAAGATACCGGCAATAACTATTCCATATTGATTAGTAGCGTAGTCTACGATATCCAATACATATAATCCGCCATTAGTGGCAACCAGTAGTGATAAAGCTCCCGAAGCAAGTGTAAACCTATTTAAAGCCTGAACCCTGGTTAATTTAAACTTATCCGAGATAGCAGCTACTACTGCTTCCATAATAGACATAGATGATGATAATCCTGCGAAGATAAGCGTAGAAAAGAATATTCCGCCAATTAATCCATTCATTCCTGGTAACTGATTGATGGCTTCCGGGAATACGATAAATGCTAATCCTACACCAGCAGTTGAAACTTCGGCTACACTGACACCTTGAGTTTGAGCCATAAATCCTAAGATAGAGAATACTCCGATACCAGAGATTAAACTGAAACTACAGTTTCCTAAGCCGGTCATAAAAGCATTGTTAACAATATCTGACTTTCTAGGCAGGTAACTTGCATAAGCAATAATGATAGAAAAGCAAATACTAAGTGAGTAAAAGATCTGACCATATGCAGCTAACCATACCTTTGGATCGGTTAATTTAGAAAAATCAGGAGTAAAGAAATAATCTAATCCAGCCATAGCACCAGGAAGGGTAACTCCTCTAACAACTATAATTAATAATGCAACAACTAAAAGCGGCATAAAGATTTTATTTGCTTTTTCCAATCCGTTTTTTATACCTAATCTAAGAACACCATAGTTGATTCCCCATACTAATAGTACTGGAGCAGCAACTTTAAGGTTTAATCCGCCAAGATTCATAGGAGAATCTGTCAATTGTAAATAGTCACCGAATAAAAACGCCTTTGTATCTGTGCCCCATGCACCTGTAAAAGCGAAGAAAAGGTAACTGAAGGACCATCCGATAATAACCACATAATATGTAGCTATAAAAAATGAAATAAGTGTTTGGAACCATCCAAGAGCTTCATATTTTCTGTTCAACTTTGCAAAAACTCCAGGAACACTAGAACGAATCTTATGTCCCATAGCAAATTCTAAAATCAATAATGGTATACCTGCTGTAAATAGTGCAATTAAATAAGGGATCAAAAATGCTCCACCACCATTACTTGCAGCTACATATGGAAATCTCCAGATATTTCCTAAACCGATTGCCGAACCTATAGCGGCAAGAATAAACCCTGAACGAGAACCCCACTGGCCTCTATTTTCTTCTTTACTCATAAATATCACATCCTTAAATTTTTAATAATAAAATAAAAAATTACTAAATTATCGTTATATTATATACTGATTTTTTAATATGTCAATACCATTTTTTAAAATTAACTAAAAAAAGTATAATTTTATTAGTATAAAAGTATTTTATTTTGTATGTGTGATGGGGTGCGAAAGAAAAGAATCTGGTGGAGAGAGGATAGCATATGAAAGTAAAATAGGGTTTAAAAAAATTAAGCAAATAAAAAAACCTGTAAAATTTGATACTTTTTAGTATCTGATTTACGGGTTTTTATATCCTTAATTTGGTTTTATTTGTTTGGATTTTTTATTGCTATTTTTAAGCAGGCATCAAACCTGTCTCAGAGATAAATATCAACAATAATAGGATTAGCATTCTTAAATTATCTCTTGATCATTTTATTCATCTAAATCTAATTCAAGATGATTGCCTATAGGGTCATGATAGATATTATTTTCGAATTCCTTGGATGCTTTTTTCTTTGTCATGATAAATGACCCGATTATAATGGCTGTCATAACACCTAAACCATAAACCCCCAATGCAATCCAAGGGTACCCTTCATATGGAGTGGTAATTTCTCCTTTAATCTTGAGGATCAAGATAATAATTAGAATAAAAGAAGTCCCTTTGATTGCCCAAATCCACCATCTTCCGACTCTAAAATCGGATAGTTCGTTGACGTAAGTTCTAACACTCTCAAGGTGGAAGAACCAGCCTAAAATGATTAACTCTAAGATACCGGCAATAACTATTCCATATTGGTTGGTAGCGTAATCTACGATATCCAACACATATAATCCACCGTTAGTTGCAAACAGTAATGATAAAAGCCCGGAAGTGAGTGTGAACCTGTTTAAAGCCTGTACCCTGGTCAAATTAAATTTATCTGATATGGCTGCGACTACCGCTTCCATGATAGACATAGATGACGATAACCCGGCAAAAATAAGTGTAGAAAAGAAGAGTGCACCAATCAATCCATTCATTCCTGGTAATTGGTTTATAGCTTCCGGGAATACGATAAATGCTAACCCTACACCGGCAGTAGAAACTTCGGCTACACTGACACCTTGTGTGTGTGCCATAAATCCAAGGATGGAGAATACTCCGATACCAGAGATTAAGCTGAAACTACAATTTCCTAGTCCGGTCATGAAAGCATTGTTGACAATATCTGATTTCTTGGGCAGGTAACTTGCGTAGGCATACATGATAGCAAAACAAATGCTCAGGGAGAAAAAGATCTGTCCATATGCTGCTAACCATACTTTTGGGTCGGTTAATTTAGAAAAATCAGGACTAAAGAAATAATCGAGACCATCCATAGCACCGGGGAGGGTAACGCCTCTGATTACGATAACTAATAATGCCACAACTAAAAGAGGCATAAAGACCTCATTTGCTCTTTCCAATCCATTTTTTACACCTAATCTGAGGACAGTGTAGTTGATTCCCCAAACTAATAATAACGGTATTACAATTTTTATGTTTAACCCTCCTAAATTCATAGGAGAATCTGTCAATTTTAAATAATCGCCGAATAA
Encoded here:
- a CDS encoding ATP-binding cassette domain-containing protein, whose product is MSILDVSRVSHGYGARTILEDASFRLLKGEHVGLVGANGEGKSTFLNIITGKLMPDEGRVEWCNHITTGYLDQYSSLEAGKSIRDILKSAFAPMFKLEQEIMELYEKMATCNEVEMEMILEEVGEIQSILDGSEFYNLDSKIESYAAGLGLMDIGLEKDVAELSGGQRAKILLAKVLLENPMILILDEPTNFLDEDHIIWLKNFLQNYENAFILVSHDIPFLNDVTNVIYHIEKAELTRYTGGYHQFLEMYELKKRQIEQAYKKQQKEIAHLEDFVARNKARIATTNMAKSRQKKLDKMDVITLERDKPKPQFYFKTARTPSREVITVKDLVIGYNEPLTRKLNFTIERNEKIAIKGVNGLGKSTLINTILRKIKPISGEIEHGQFLEVGYFKQEEDSSGKTALDEFWDEFPSLTNGEVRSALAKCGLTKDHIGTKMRALSGGENAKVRLGKIMNREINFLVLDEPTNHLDVDAKDELKKAIKEFKGTVFIVSHEPEFYMDIVTDVWNVEDWTTKII
- a CDS encoding MetS family NSS transporter small subunit, with the protein product MSSSAIIVFVCSISLLWGGFALCLKIAMKDKK
- a CDS encoding sodium-dependent transporter codes for the protein MSTEENRGEWGSRTGFILAAIGSAIGLGNIWRFPYVAANNGGGAFLIPYLIALFTAGIPLLILEFAMGHKIRSSAPGVFGKLNKKFEVIGWFQTLISFSIATYYVIIIAWSFSYLFFAFTGAWGTDPKAFLFGDYLKLTDSPMNLGGLNIKIVIPLLLVWGINYTVLRLGVKNGLERANEVFMPLLVVALLVIVIRGVTLPGAMDGLDYFFSPDFSKLTDPKVWLAAYGQIFFSLSICFAIMYAYASYLPKKSDIVNNAFMTGLGNCSFSLISGIGVFSILGFMAHTQGVSVAEVSTAGVGLAFIVFPEAINQLPGMNGLIGALFFSTLIFAGLSSSMSIMEAVVAAISDKFNLTRVQALNRFTLTSGLLSLLFATNGGLYVLDIVDYATNQYGIVIAGILELIILGWFFHLESVRTYVNELSDFRVGRWWIWAIKGTSFILIIILILKIKGEITTPYEGYPWIALGVYGLGVMTAIIIGSFIMTKKKASKEFENNIYHDPIGNHLELDLDE
- a CDS encoding PC4/YdbC family ssDNA-binding protein, which translates into the protein MAGIKFEIEEKLGVLSERKGWTKELNLVSWNNRKAKGDIREWDETHEKMGKGITLSWEELVELKKILNDMDL
- a CDS encoding sodium-dependent transporter, with the protein product MSKEENRGQWGSRSGFILAAIGSAIGLGNIWRFPYVAASNGGGAFLIPYLIALFTAGIPLLILEFAMGHKIRSSVPGVFAKLNRKYEALGWFQTLISFFIATYYVVIIGWSFSYLFFAFTGAWGTDTKAFLFGDYLQLTDSPMNLGGLNLKVAAPVLLVWGINYGVLRLGIKNGLEKANKIFMPLLVVALLIIVVRGVTLPGAMAGLDYFFTPDFSKLTDPKVWLAAYGQIFYSLSICFSIIIAYASYLPRKSDIVNNAFMTGLGNCSFSLISGIGVFSILGFMAQTQGVSVAEVSTAGVGLAFIVFPEAINQLPGMNGLIGGIFFSTLIFAGLSSSMSIMEAVVAAISDKFKLTRVQALNRFTLASGALSLLVATNGGLYVLDIVDYATNQYGIVIAGILELVILGWVFNLESVRVYVNELSDFTVGKWWVWAIKGTSFILVVMLALKIKGEIISPYGGYSLTALGVYGLGVMIIMTIGAFILTKKKGSQEFEDKIYNEPINNELELELELE
- a CDS encoding Gfo/Idh/MocA family oxidoreductase, producing MKKINFGIIGTGRIAQQFIDEAQKNEKIDIVGICARNFEKTAEIAKKYNIEKPYESSSEMLKDEDIDAVYIATMHPTHFAYTIKTLNGGKHVLCEKPAVLKKEELEEVIKLAEEKKLLFMEAMVVGFNPLYKKMKKLIEAGQIGAVVHVESSFGSKSTKVHKHNPKQAGGALYDIGIYNIFLLTDLLGIPTEIDVRARKNQWGVEGSVTGLLEYEGGVSGSFYATMDSISGNSAKIIGTDGMIEIPDTWTVAEKFVLKRIGEEDRSFEMKEDKWLGYEMESFVDTLLNGKSQNEIMTYEKSLNLHKTIDMVKEKLGFKYENLEIEVN